AATCTTGCCCGCGTGTATCCCCATCACATCAAAAGATGAAACATGTGGGCATTGGGCATGCACTACAGCTGTCGAATGAAAAAGAGCCATGCGTTTCTCCAGCGCGAACCGTGACTCTGCACTGTAATTAACTCGAATCGAAAGGATTGAACGATGGTTAGTGTGTTCTTTCAAGAAGGTTGACTTCCCGGGCGCTCTCTGTCGGAAAAGTGAACACACCGCCCACCACACTGCATTGATTTCTGAACTACGTGGACCACTTGTCGGCAGACAGTGACGTAAAGCACAGTCTCTCTCAGGACTTCCGGACTTTCGTGAATTGATTTCTCGTGAATTTTGTCAGGATTTTGCTTTCCTTTGCTTTTCGAGTGTCGATGCCGATCGATTCCCATCTCACGTTGGGAAACGGTCGAAAGTGACTTGACCCACGACTCCATTTCACTCGCGCTAGCTCTTCTTGGATCACTTAGCTCTTGATCCGGCTCTGCACGCTACAAATAGGTAAATCCCATCTTGGGAATGGGATTTTGGGCACCCTCCGATGCTCAAATTAGCTGGAGCTTAAGAGAATTGATATTTGACCGAGTACGGACTAATATATCTCAAGAGTCTCGTACCTCACATGGTTGAATTTAGAGTTGTTCATACAAACTTCAACGGCCCGATATTTTGCATTTCCCTGAGACGGGTATCGTGAGGTTGTTTTCCTAGAACATGGGTGTATCTGTTGACTTGCTATTGGAGTTCGGACCTTTTTTTGGCTTTGCACTTTGGGAACTAATTTGCAACAAACTAAGTACCCTCTTCAACATGTCTAGctctttttgtttgaattttgcTATAAAACTGTTCAAAGTTCCAACATATTTCAGCAAATCTAACCTGAGCACCTTTTCTTCAGACgtaattataataaaatattgatcAATTAATCGCAAAGCATGACCTTTCTTTTGGCTTTACTAAGGAATCAAATCATCAAGTCCTCACCAGATTACGTGTCCCAAAACTCCTGCTACACACTGCCTAAGGGAAAATTCTTGACTGGATTCCACTTCACTCGAACCAAGTCAATTGCAGCTTTTGATCAttctaattgaaaaaaaaaaaaaaaaactcaacagTAATGATTACATCCAGGTGGTGGATCTTACTTCGGGTGGGGGTTTCTCTATCTCTTTAAggtcatgcaaaatacatgacTTCAAACTTGTCTTAATTCCCCCAAAAAAGAGGCTTGTGCCATAAAGGCGAATGAAGAAAGGGAGTCATAGTGGCACTTACTTTTTGCATGTACTTAAGTGCATCACTGTGCTCCTGGTCCTTCCAAAGCCCCAATCACCCCATTTCTCAAAACTCTCTAAGACTCATCTTCTCCACCATCTGATCTCTGATACAAGCTCCAGACAATAATGAAGTTGGGCTTATACTCTCATGCTCTTTcaatcttcctcctcttccttcttctatcATCAAGTTCAGCTGCAAAACACGCGGCAAATGAACCGGGTAATTGCAAGCATTTATTAGTAGATCCTTCCTCAACCACATGATCATCCGTTTGAAAGATGAGGAAAGGCTAATTAAGTGGTAAGCTGTACTTTTTCCAGggcttgaagagagagagatgaagaagatCGCCAGCTCGGGAGGTGCTATGCAAGAGAAGATGGACGGCAGTGATGATATGATCCGTAACGTACGCATTGCATAGCCCCATTGTTTTCCTTCACCTACTGCATTCCCATGTCCTTTTCTGCGATTCTTTTTCCTCGTGATCTAAATTTGCTCTTTTGTTCTGTCGTgtgggaatttttatttaaaaaactcAATGCAGCTGATGGGAGAAGAGATATGCGACGATGGCGAAGAAGAATGCTTAAAAAGAAGGTTTATGTCAGAGGCGCACCTGGACTACATCTACACCCAGCAACATAAGCATTGACTAGGGATTTTGTCTCTTTGTTTCATTTCATGTAGTTAGAAGCTTCATCAGCAAAAGTTGGGATTATGCAGATCAACTTGAATTCGCTGCAGTTCCTTCATGATCATGCGGATCATGGGATATTGGTGTGAAGGGACTGGAGCCCTGCCTGTACTTGTCTATAGTTGTGGTGTATTTAACTGAGTTCATTGGCCTAATCTCTGTCGTTAATGAGAAGGATGGGACTCTGTTTTTGTATATAAGCAAAACCCAATTTTTTATCGTTGTTGAATGAAGCTAAACCGGATGACAAGCTAAAGCTTTCAAAAAACTAGAGAGAGCAGTGACAGTAGCTTAAGCGAAATCATGATAGGACTCGCGAGATCCTTAGCTCAGTTGATTACTGATGTTTGATTTTGTACAGTTGCATCTGCGCTTATTATCTTGTCATTCATGTAATTGGTGAAGTGTTTCTAAAGTTGTAGTTTCTTGAAATTGGGCGCGGCGGCATCTTAGAAGAAATGCATAAGCTTTTCTGCAGCAGGGAGTTGGTCGTTATGAGGTGCTTGTTTTTTGGCCCAACTTGTCAAATGCCTTGGGAAAGCTGCGATGTTTTTGTGAGATCGTGCAAAAAATGGATTGCATTCGGGTGTCCATGAGAGCTACCTAACGTTTGCATCGTACATAACCGGTCACTTTCCTTTGCAATTTGGGCAATTTCTGGTGACATGGAAGAACTGCCGCTTGACTGAAAATTTGCAGCCCGAGGGAAGAACTAACCGGTACAGACGACCAGTTCGACGAAATGTGCTTCTGAATTACAGCGCCATCTCTAACTAGCTCTAATCAGTTCGGACAAATCGGGTTGGGTTGGACGGATCCGATTGCATCAGGTAATGAAGAAGAGACAGAGGAATCGACACCTAGCCCTCGGTTGGTTTAAATTTCGGATCGACTTTTCAAGCAATTGCAATACCCAGAAAGATTTCCTAGCTTAATCtatcttttttcatctttttttccgTTCAACCTGGGGCATCAAATCCAAGCAAATCTATGCTGTAGAACTTTGGGAAAAGCTGATGCTCCACCATAGGAGCTCGGAATCTCTTTGCGGAAAGCATCTTACGCAGCACTTTTTGACAGGTTTTATTCTTAGGACTTGAACGTGGGACAAGGAAGGTACAATTATTCTTGACGCTGATGTCTGGACTACTCACAGCGGAATCATCGACTTgaccaaaaaaccaaaaatttcaCCAATTTACGTCCTCGAGGCACTTGAACTTTTTAAATGGGTCAGTTTAATTTCAATATTGAGTAATTCTTAATAAATTACATAACAATTGTCCAAAAAAGTGCCGTATATTCACAAGAGAAATAATTGGGTGATAATCTCTAATTTACTGTAAGAGTAATCATCTATTTTGcactataaaaaataaatcaataaataattataaattatatgagGTATACTCTTTTACAAATTTATAACTCAcactaaattatttttctgatagTAACCTAAATATTATATGCTAGTAAAACCCGTATTCGCAATGCTTTCTGATACTTTCCGATGAGGAAATTGCTGGAGCTATCATGGGTTGACCCGTTGAACCGGAAAGAGGCCCATTCTCATGTCGGCGCACGATGTCACGATGGAAAATGACACTTGGACCAGATGGGGTCCAAGTTTCCGATGGGAAGCACGAATTAGATTTGGGCTAACGTGTGATTTAGGCCCCCGCAAGATTACGGAACGGCCCAACATGTCTAATCAGTTCGATTCCATTCCTGGGCTTTCTGGTTTGTTCATCAGATCTGTATTGGGTGAAATCTCAGTTTCAATTCCAGTTTCCCACCTTCGATTTTAGTTGCTCGTACGTCGGAAAGTGCAGCTTTTTCCTAATGAAAGGCCGGTGCGGTTAGAAAGGTCGAGATGAGAAGGCGGAGATGGGCCTATAATATATGATGTACCGCTCGAAATTTTCTAActtctttaattatttaatgTAAACTTCCTATAGTAAACTCTTCTAGTCAATTATCTTTATGTTTTCCCATTTATGTCAATTCGACCTTCGTATCAGTCACATGTTGCCATTGGGTTTGTTGAATATTCCAAACTCAAGATAAATATGGATTGGGGTCATATAGTGCAAGGAAATCCTTATCCTAGTAGAGAATTTTGCGCCCCCACATGAAGCATGGACTAGGAGTGGGTCACTTTCCAGTAATTATGGGGGTGGGGTTGGGTAATATAATCCTATTTCCGGTGTGCCCTGGTCTCTAAAAGAGAGTCGATAAGTGATAGACTTAGTTAATATTAACGAAGTCATTGATGAAAAAAGACAATCAACAACTTAAAGAGCATCGACAACTCATTAAGGAAGTTATCACTAGTGAGCAATTGacagaaaaaaatgtaattgtTGGGTGATTATATTTATTGCcgatattttaggattttgcaAACTCTTGTTGATAAATGTTACTGTAATTTCTTGTAAATGCATATAGGATTATGAACTTATTTGTTCAGAACATAGGATGAGGAAGTTATCATTGTCAaattcaataaccatttgtaATAGTTGATTTTGGGCTATAGATAGTCACATTATACTCTCTATAAAGGATCCCCAATTAATCAAGAATTCATTGTTcatgcaaatttatttttatcttgagTTTCTTACAATTTAAATGATTGGCCGCAATTACTTCCATTCTCATACctttaaatttccttttcatcaaTACTTCGAAAACTAGTGAAGTCGCTGACCATTACTTTGAGTACAAAGTATCCTCGTCTATGGGTATGTGTGTACACATGCAAGACCATGGGTCCAATTTCCAAATATTTCGGTTCATCCAAACAACCTTAAAATTGTCAAGGCCATCTTTAGTTTCGATTGACGTGCTCGTCGCCAAACGGGAAAAAAAATCGAGTACAGTTGCAATAATTGAGGAGCATACGAAGAAACTGGCGATCTACAAGTCAATTTTGGAGTTTTCCCCTAAAATGGCATCTGAGAGAAGCCCGCAAAAAAGATGCGCCAGCTCTTCCCACTGAAGAAACAAAGACCCTTCGAATCATTCGAGATTGCTCCACGTCCGAGAAACCACCAAATCAAAAATAGATATATAGAAAGGCAAAGAAATAGACGCATTTAACCATGATTAATGGTCTGTTCGTTTCACGAAAGATTTAGCattaagctaatttttttaaatggtaatATTTTCAGGTGTttgattgaaacttgaaaatgaaatgaaaaatatttcggCTGTTTgataaggaaattttttttctttgatacactcgttttcaataataataataatattattattttaattctttaaatcaaatttaataatattattatttttaatattttatctcttttatttctttttttttttcttctttctccactAGTTAGCCGGCCATGGAAGTGGTCGGCAATCGGCACAAGgcaagatcgagctcgcctGAGGCCAACCAACTGGGTGgggctcgagcctcactagaGCCTTACCAACCTCTAGCAACCTTAGGTGAAGCTTGAGCCTTGCATAGCTTTTGCTACTCTAGCGAGGACCTAACCTTGTTGAGGGCCTTGAGCGAGCTTGGGTGAGGTGAGGCGGACCCTAGCTGGcctttggtgaggctcgagcttccTATGGTTAGctagaaaatgaggaaaataaaaataaattattattttttaagtaaaaaaaataaaggaaaagatatttgttgaaaaaagatatggaaaatgtttGCCTCTTtatcaaaaatggaaaatattttttccctattttagaAAACTATGTTTTCTCTTATCAATTCATTTTCTCTGAAATTaaagttgaaaaatttgaaaaatatattttgaaaaatgatttttttatggaatgAGCGGAGTGATAAGTTAAAAAATAGATCCCGATTCAGCGTTTACCGACCTCTCAATTCCACCGGGGCACACCACGCGCAAAACACCAAACCCTAAAAGAAGTGGGAATCCCCACCTCGTGGGCAACCTCAAAGATCCAGTTCCTAACTGATAGAGAAAGGCGAGATGGAGCATTCAACATGTGgtgggaaaaagagagagagaggggtagtTAAGATAGGGAGGATGGGGGAAAAAAGATTCTATGGACAAGAGCATGTCCATGTCACTGTCCTCTCTCGACGTGCTGGAGAACAAGTGTCTGCAATAATGGAGATGGGACGGAGAGAGCACCATATTTTTCGTAAGTGGTCGAACAAGAGGAGGACGTGCCACCTGGCCATTTTCTCTTGGAGACGCCCGGTGTCGTATGGATCCCCTCGCATGTCTGATGCGTTGCTTTCCGTGATCCTTTGCCCGATTGGAGGACGTTGTTGATAGAATTCATCTGTAGGGAAGGAGAGAGTGGTGAAAGAAATTGAATGCTTGAACCAGTAGATCTTGTCTGCTGGTGAGCAAAAGGAATCCAGACTAGAACATATTGATCGGTCTTGGGCGATTTCCAAAGGCACTAGTCTAATTTTTGGTTCCATTTTATAAAATCGgagaattttgatttgattccaaaTGTGAAATTGTCCATCCGGACCATCCAGACCGGACCAATTTTCTTTAGTTCTTAAGTATATGTAAAAAACCCTAATCTATCTCCCATTTCAGACTTTACTCATGCACATAGACACGCACGAGTAGCATGACTCCCACTTCACTGACGCAGGTGAGTAAGATGACCAGAACAAATCAAGACACAATAATAATTGCTCATCCCGATCAATTTTTCTCACAAATTGGAAAGATCTTCATAAAGCCTACAATATTACATGTAACTCATTGATTGTGGAAATGCCTTGATTATCACTAACATCTTTAATTTCATCTTGACATTGACGACCAATCAGAAAGACAAAAATTGAACATGCCACTAATTCTGTTGGCCCATCGAGAACTAGTCTAGTTCTCGAATCTTGGGCAGAAATCGGACTTTTCCAAAAACTAATCACCCATGCAAAGATAATAACGGAGAAATGAGAGAATGTGTTTGCATAAGAAAGGCGTTCCATGTTTTGTCTCATACCCTTGTCGGAGAAAAATGATACTCACAATTCATGTTGTTGGGTGGTCTTAGACCTCTCATTCCAAAAACTAGCTTAAAGAGTAAAGCTTCTCCTCACATTTATAAATGACAAGCTTCTCCTCACATTTAACTGGCCTGGGTTGAAGGTGCAACAACCCATAACTCtcacttatgatttttttgggtccaaatTTGTTGGTAAACTTAGCTGTGATATCAGTGTTGGGTGGTCTTAGCTTTCCTCATCTCAAAAGTTAGCTTAAAGGGTGATGTTTTTGTTCACATGTATAAATTAACCACCAGTCCCTTCTATAACTGATGTGGGacaatttcttttcacttcGTGCTGGGAATTGTCCCAGGAAAGTAAATATCACAAGAGCACCACGTAACctaaaattgttataaaaaatCAACGGTGGTCGATGAAATGTTCACGATGAGGCATTAATAAGTCACGAGGCCAATTGCTGAGATATTATCGAATGATATTGGAAATTCCTTTCAAAACAAGCCACCTCGATGGTCAACGCAATTGTCAATTCTACGTGCACTAATCAAGCATCTTATCACGAACTTATGGAGTGAAAGGccaatacaaaaagaaaaggagagctTCCTTCCCGACAATAAGAACGAAATATCTTCCTCCACCAAGAGAGTCAGGCCTACTATTAAATTTCCAGGCTCATTAGAAAATGCTTATAGTACTTCCTTTGAAGAGCATCAAACCATTGGCATAACTGGATTAGCAGAGGCCAAGTTTTCAACACACCGTCGTCATGGATTGTAGACTAAAAATTTGATGCTGCGAGTTACCGAttcaaagtaatttttttttggcggaATTCAGCTTCGTTTCATCAAAAGTGGGTCTTTCGCCCGAACAGTAAAAGTCTTTCACCAAAAGTTGATtatcgttttgtttttttaaatgcttTAAGAGTTTTGTGGCGATTTGGACAGGAGTTCACACGGCTTTCCGGCCAAGATAAACAGGAAACTCAAAACGAAGGCATTTGAAACGACGAGAgacaattgaaaatgaaaggacaattgcattttttgtttttttggtcgaaaaggaTTGCATTGATAAGCTATTAAAAAAGTATAGTGGGAATGTGTGTTTTTTATAACGGGTTCCTTCCTTCCCCATGATATCACAGTGACTTTTATAGCCCAGTGAAGGCATCTGCTTATAAATAGTTAATTCTCTAAGTGGGGTTTCAGCTTCATTCCGAAGATTCTAAGCTTCTTGCTCGCACGTCGATCTTCTCTACAAGTGATTACAACTTCTAAGGCTATTGGGTTTCTCAACCGCCGCTCGGCATCCATACTTTCAACCTTTAAGTTCATCTCTGTCCTCCTATTGTTCTTAATATTTAACCAGATTTTAAGATGGCTAACCTTTGTTTGCTTCATCGATAAGTCTCGTTGAATGCCCTTTGACTACTTGCCAATGTCGATTTCATAGAGTCGTTGATGACTCTCCACCATCGATGTCAACGCCTCTCCATCATCCATATCAATGCCATATTATCGTCGATGAATCTCCCTCATTGATGTCGATTGCTTAAAGACATCTACTTCTTTTCGCAATTAATCTCCTCTAGTTGATCGGACCTCATCAAATGGAGATAAAGAattgatcattttctttttgtgtaaataaaattaatctaaaaaattcGCAATACACATATTCTCTACATTTATTGCAACTATTGTGATTTTTTGAGCTAGTTTTCATGCTCTGCATCAAATTCACCTCTTTAGCTAGGTCAAAGATGTGTCGCATCTTATGCTTGTTCTACAGAATTTGCCAGAATAACTTTATGATAGTCCATTTTCAAGTGATCGATCGAGTGAGTCAAAATTTAATACGGGACTCGTATACTTTTTGAGACGCAAGATCTCAATCATTATATCAGTCGATCAATCCAACTTCTAAGTTATTTGTCTCTGCTTCAAAATGAACTCCCGTGCTTCTTTGCTACTAGATACACGATCGAGCAATCTCGTTGAAGAGGAATGATCGGTAGTTGAGGCATTTAAAATCAATTGACAACTCTTCCATGCTTTGAAGATTACTGTAATTAAGCAGCAAATAGTACCCAACATGCATGTGATTGGACAAGTGTTATGGTATTTAAGTGAACTTCTTAATATTTACAACTTTTTATTTAATAGTAAACTTGtaataaaatagaattattcACCGGCCAATCTTTTTAAatgcttttcaattttttcccaaCCTTttaaacctatttttttttaaataccaacATTTCGAACTTGTTAAAAGTCTATCTCGTATCTTCCAACATTATTtatgagagaatttttttttttttttttgaattttgattttgcccctaaaagaaggaaggaagaatattttattatgcaaGGGAGCAATAAGGTAATCAAAAACCAGTTTGCGGAGGGAGACTAATTTTAGGATAgaaattcaatataattttaaaaggttGGAATTTACTTTGATGATCTAAAATGATGGGGGATAATTGAAAAGAGGTGAAatgagaggttttttttttttttttttttttttttttttttgtgtgtggcTGATTTGgcgtttcatttttttcttttgggaggCAAAATCATTGTGGCATCAGTCTTGGCCCATCTAACGCGTCGACTTTTCGTGGATATTGTTATAGAAATCAATCCCCACAGTTGAAATCCTTCATGCGAATTATTGGTGGCGCCATTAACTAGGTCACGACAAAAAACCTAAAACCGTAGGGAGAACATGACGTCACAACGAGCACTCCCATTGGGCCACGTTCCACAGATTGCATTGCTAAAGACGAACaataatcatttaaaagaaaatgatcactttaaccgttttattattattctcttACGTGGTGTTAGTGTGACTAAAACATAAAATACAAGAGAAAAACAACATTATTTTGgtacaaatttaaattttagcccaagttttatttaaattaaaataaagaataaactaactaagaaagaaaggaaaaaaagaaagaaaaaactggGTAACGGCCTGTAGACTCTCACTGCTGCCGTCCCACCATTTCGGGCCCTTTCTGGTGACGATGGGGGTGATGGCCGGGAGTTGctcgaaaaataatttcaatctcTCAAAACGTTATCCCTATGCTACCAATCTTCAATTTCGACTTGCTCACAGACCCTTCTGCGCTTAGAAGCGAAGCCCTATCTTTTGATTTTCCCCATGCTTTTGCCAGAGAGAAGTTTTCTCTCGTACTCCTCCACTAAGCTTAGGAAAGAATTGGACAGCGGGGCGCAGGCAGAAAATGCGTGGGGCATCCATAGGCTTGAGGCACAAACTTGAGTTTCCTCTGCAACGTACTCAAACCCACGAACAATaatcaaaatctctctctctctctctctctctctcacgcattCTCGCCAACAGACAAAAAACCAACGAAGAGACTCAGCggcttcattttctctcttcgACCGACAGCGAGCCGCGCCAGATCTGAGTTTGCCCGAGGGTGGACTGTTGCTCTCATGGTGGAAACAAAGGACATGACTATCGTGAGCCCCTCCGTCTTCGCCGACAGAGGGCACGATGGCAGGGGTACAATGGTTCCGTAGGCACGTGGGAGCATGGTTGAGGCGACCATCGCTGGACATTGGTCGGGGCCTAGCAACCCCTTGGCCGTTGCCCCACCATGGACGGGTGGCCGACCTCACCtagttttctttccttcctttttttttatttttctagaaaattaatttagattattttgaaatctaatttaaataaattctaagttaaaaaatcatatttgaacCAAAACGACGAAGGCCCAATGCATgggagaaaaaataataaaaaaatcacgtcATCACTTTCCGTTAATTAAGTTAGATAGAGTTAACGcaatgaattgattgaattaatttgataagttttataacttaattgtattttttaaaaaattataattttattatatttttgtgataaattttaagtaTTTCAATGCTTTGGGTTAGTATTAAGTAGCGGTAGGTATTTGAAGAATCCAGCCGCCTCCGTGCAAGACACTCACCCccatatatattgaattgaaataCATCCAATCATTGACGATGTCAAGGTCACGGGGACTTCTATACTACACCGGCTCCAATTAGTATATGGTGGATTTTTATCAGAAACTCTTgtttatctttcttctcttctttgtcAATACCTAGGTTACGCCCTGCTATCATCGTTACATTTCTTAGAATcattcaatataatataatataatatactgATTGATGGGGCAACATAATGATTTAATTCGCAAAGGTAGATAAGAAAGACAGATCCGAGCACAGGCGAGTACTGTCGAAGCATGGCACATCCCAACTTGCGTAAGCGGTGCGCATTCGTTCGTTTTCGGTTGCATCGCCAGTAGCGTGGGGAACCACCAAGGATTGctctccacctcctccttccccaTCCCCGTCCGTCCTTATCCCGTTCTAACTATGGAAGCCAAACAAATTCCTCCCACGCACGCGACCAAATTGCGCGATTAGATTAGGACAATCAAGTCATTTAACTAGAATAGGGATATTAAACGCAACCTACTTTTGGTAATTTGTGTTCATTGAATCCAAAACATGATATGATACATCTGGTGAAGTTTATGCAAGACTCGAATATGTGTTAATTTATCCGGATCAATTTATCGGTGCGATATATTATAATATCAAATTATGTGAGCTCACACATTAGTCATATGAATCAATTGtaaaactttatttcaaatggTTGCATATCCTTGATTCATGTAGAAATAAGGAGTGAAATATATGCTAAATTGAGTCGGAgctattaaaatttattatttcatg
The window above is part of the Eucalyptus grandis isolate ANBG69807.140 chromosome 6, ASM1654582v1, whole genome shotgun sequence genome. Proteins encoded here:
- the LOC104434015 gene encoding putative phytosulfokines 6; amino-acid sequence: MKLGLYSHALSIFLLFLLLSSSSAAKHAANEPGLEEREMKKIASSGGAMQEKMDGSDDMIRNLMGEEICDDGEEECLKRRFMSEAHLDYIYTQQHKH